Part of the Tenacibaculum sp. SZ-18 genome, CTAAGGTTTTCGTGAATGGCAAAGAACAAAGTTCACTTCCAAAAACAGAATCTTCAGAAACTAAAGTTTCTTTTTACTACCCAGCTCACGTTAAAGCTAATGAAACATATACAATTCACAAATTTGGAGGATATGTTGTTGATAGAAATCATGAATCAGATAAATTAATTGTAGCTGCAAAAAACACGTTAAAGTTGGCTGTTGATTTAGGATATCAGAACCTTTTAGATCAACAAAAACAAGCTTGGGCTAACATTTGGGAAATGGCTGATATTACTATTGATGGAGATGTAAAAGCTCAACAAGGTATTCGATTTAATATTATGCAATTAAATCATACTTATTTAGGTAAGGATGCACGCTTAAATATTGGACCAAAAGGATTTACTGGAGAGAAATATGGAGGAAGTACTTATTGGGATACAGAAGCGTATTGTTTACCATTTTATATGGCAACAAAGAACCAAGAAGTTGCTAAAAGCCTTTTAACATACAGATATAACCAATTAGATAAAGCTATTGAAAATGCTGAAAGTTTAGGCTTTACGAATGGAGCGGCATTATATCCAATGGTAACTATGAATGGTGAAGAATGTCATAATGAATGGGAAATTACTTTTGAAGAAATTCATAGAAATGGAGCTATTGCCTTTGCTATTTTTAATTATTACAGATTTACAAATGATTACAGTTATATTCCAGAAAAAGGATTAGAAGTTCTTATTGGAATTGCACGTTTTTGGCATCAAAGAGTGAATTTCTCAGAAGACAAGCAAAAATATGTAATGCTTGGAGTTACTGGTCCTAACGAATATGAAAACAATATAAATAATAACTGGTATACTAATTACATCGCAAAGTGGTGTATTGATTATGCCTTAGATAACATTGAAAAGGTTAAAGAAGAATATCCTTTTGATTTTAAACGTATCGTTGAAAAAGTTACTCTTTGTGAGGCAGAATTATCAAGTTGGAGACGAGTAGCAGAGAATATGTATTTCCCATATTCTGATAAATATGGAGTTTTTTTACAACAGGATGGTTTTTTAGATAAAGATTTAGTAACTGTTGAAAATTTAGATAAATCGCAGCGTCCAATTAATCAAAAATGGAGTTGGGATCGAATTCTTCGTTCACCTTACATTAAACAAGCAGATGTTTTACAAGGATTTTACTTCTTCGAAGATCATTTCTCTACAGAAGAACTTGAAAAGCATTTTGATTTCTATGAACCATTTACAGTTCATGAAAGTTCACTTTCTCCTTGTGTTCACAGTATTCAAGCTGCTAAACTAGGAAGAATGGACCAAGCCTATACATTCTATTTAAGAACTTCTCGTTTAGATCTAGATGATTACAACAAAGAAGTAGAAGAAGGTCTTCATATCACCTCTATGGCAGGAACTTGGATGAGTATTGTTGAAGGTTTTGGTGGAATGAGAGTTGAAGAAGGAAGTTTAAGCTTTACGCCACAAATTCCAAAACAATGGAAAGGTTATTCTTTTAAAGTGAATTTTAGAAATCAAGTTTTAAAAGTAATCGTAAACCAAGGTAAGACTCATTTTGAATTAGATGGTGATAATGAGTTACATATTAAAGTAAATGGTGAAAGTATTACTATTTCTCCAAATAACTTAGTAACGGTTTAAATAACAAACTAAAAGAACATTAAAAATATTATGAAACGAATCGTTTTAGCATCAG contains:
- a CDS encoding glycoside hydrolase family 65 protein, giving the protein MNQDYIIPHEWSIIEEGFNESRVKSSESLFSIGNGAMGQRANFEEKYSGETFQGSYIAGVYYPDKTRVGWWKNGYPEYFAKVLNAPNWIGINVFVNEIQLDLHTCKKIVDFRRELNMKEGWLSRSFKATLVNDIIVEVETKRFLSIDLDEVGAIEYNVTPIANDVEITFQPYLDSGIHNEDSNWDDQFWNTTNVLEDSSQAFIEAHTMKTNFHTCTFMESKVFVNGKEQSSLPKTESSETKVSFYYPAHVKANETYTIHKFGGYVVDRNHESDKLIVAAKNTLKLAVDLGYQNLLDQQKQAWANIWEMADITIDGDVKAQQGIRFNIMQLNHTYLGKDARLNIGPKGFTGEKYGGSTYWDTEAYCLPFYMATKNQEVAKSLLTYRYNQLDKAIENAESLGFTNGAALYPMVTMNGEECHNEWEITFEEIHRNGAIAFAIFNYYRFTNDYSYIPEKGLEVLIGIARFWHQRVNFSEDKQKYVMLGVTGPNEYENNINNNWYTNYIAKWCIDYALDNIEKVKEEYPFDFKRIVEKVTLCEAELSSWRRVAENMYFPYSDKYGVFLQQDGFLDKDLVTVENLDKSQRPINQKWSWDRILRSPYIKQADVLQGFYFFEDHFSTEELEKHFDFYEPFTVHESSLSPCVHSIQAAKLGRMDQAYTFYLRTSRLDLDDYNKEVEEGLHITSMAGTWMSIVEGFGGMRVEEGSLSFTPQIPKQWKGYSFKVNFRNQVLKVIVNQGKTHFELDGDNELHIKVNGESITISPNNLVTV